A DNA window from Candidatus Sulfidibacterium hydrothermale contains the following coding sequences:
- the coaD gene encoding pantetheine-phosphate adenylyltransferase, with protein MEKIALFPGSFDPITLGHVSVIRRALPLFDKIVIAIGKNSEKKQMFSLTKRKAWIEEVFKDEPAVEVQTYTGLTVDFCKRINARFILRGLRTSADFEFERSIGQINRRLYPEIDTVFILTEPEYTPISSSVVRDVYRHGGDISGMVPMEIVL; from the coding sequence ATGGAAAAAATAGCCCTGTTTCCTGGTTCTTTTGACCCCATCACCTTGGGGCATGTATCGGTGATTCGTCGTGCTTTGCCTCTGTTTGACAAGATCGTTATTGCTATCGGCAAAAATTCAGAAAAAAAGCAGATGTTCTCTTTGACCAAGCGGAAAGCCTGGATAGAAGAAGTATTTAAGGATGAACCGGCAGTGGAAGTGCAAACGTACACCGGCCTTACGGTAGATTTTTGCAAAAGAATAAATGCCCGCTTTATTTTGCGCGGGTTGCGTACATCGGCCGATTTTGAGTTTGAACGGAGCATTGGCCAGATAAACCGCAGGTTGTATCCCGAAATTGACACCGTTTTTATCCTGACCGAACCCGAATATACGCCCATATCTTCTTCGGTGGTACGTGATGTGTATCGTCATGGTGGAGATATCAGCGGAATGGTGCCGATGGAAATTGTTCTGTAA
- a CDS encoding peroxiredoxin family protein: protein MRRQIQIGCVSFLLLFSGWLQAQTVKISGKVSGFEPGSLVRVRVYADQFSRLKKTMAAVRTDSAGFFELSFPLKKTTFALLDVNLKQTSFYLQPGAVYHFQITQDSAARQFHSFYAPLQATFQASDDSLNAFIERYDDLFSQFINRHFRDVYQFHNRQIFNQFKQQVKARFSQVENPYVKQYIHYSLASMEWGGRMRSLPEIVQNEFAGHPVLYNNIQYTNFFTDFFQAYFQSTVKKPVTLDKLQQLIPEHNLQKLDALYAQAPALNSDRRVRELAEMVQWASLYHQPGFDPSDIEALFRQMEIKSPFAENRKIAEDYRVKLRQMQPGTPAPAFRLPDFTGKEFSLKDFRGKFVLISFIGTHCPVCNFQLNQLKSLQQNLIDFTNLTIVSGKVTSDFIQNAKPLQRQWPFLLLGKDILLLEKYQIVNYPAYVLIGPAGRIIMAPAPMPDENLEQRIHSVINAYKKRLQN, encoded by the coding sequence ATGAGAAGACAGATTCAAATCGGTTGTGTATCTTTTTTATTGCTTTTTTCAGGATGGCTGCAGGCACAAACGGTTAAAATTTCAGGAAAGGTTTCAGGATTTGAACCGGGAAGTCTGGTGCGGGTGCGGGTTTATGCCGATCAGTTTTCACGCTTAAAAAAAACGATGGCCGCTGTACGGACTGATTCGGCAGGATTTTTTGAATTGTCGTTTCCGTTAAAAAAAACCACTTTTGCTTTATTGGATGTTAATCTGAAACAAACTTCTTTTTATCTGCAGCCAGGAGCTGTTTATCATTTTCAGATTACACAGGATTCGGCAGCCCGTCAGTTTCATTCGTTTTATGCGCCTTTGCAGGCAACCTTTCAGGCTTCTGATGACAGCTTAAATGCTTTTATCGAACGTTACGATGATTTGTTCAGCCAGTTTATTAATCGTCATTTTCGTGATGTTTATCAATTTCATAACCGGCAAATTTTCAATCAGTTTAAGCAACAGGTAAAAGCGCGTTTTTCTCAGGTGGAGAATCCGTATGTTAAGCAGTATATTCATTATTCACTGGCTTCTATGGAGTGGGGCGGTCGAATGCGCTCGTTACCGGAAATAGTACAGAATGAATTTGCTGGTCATCCGGTTTTATATAACAACATCCAATACACGAACTTTTTTACCGATTTTTTTCAGGCTTATTTTCAGTCAACGGTAAAAAAACCGGTTACCCTTGATAAATTGCAACAACTGATTCCTGAACATAATTTACAGAAACTGGATGCTTTGTATGCTCAGGCACCGGCTTTAAATTCTGACAGGCGGGTGAGAGAGCTTGCCGAAATGGTGCAATGGGCATCGCTTTATCATCAGCCCGGATTTGATCCCAGCGATATCGAGGCCCTTTTCCGGCAAATGGAGATCAAAAGTCCTTTTGCCGAAAACAGGAAAATAGCAGAAGATTACCGGGTAAAACTTCGTCAAATGCAACCCGGAACACCAGCTCCGGCTTTCCGGCTGCCTGATTTTACCGGAAAAGAATTTTCTTTAAAAGATTTTAGAGGAAAATTTGTTTTGATAAGCTTTATCGGAACGCATTGTCCGGTGTGTAATTTTCAGCTTAACCAGCTGAAAAGTTTACAGCAAAACCTCATTGATTTTACCAACTTAACCATAGTTTCCGGTAAAGTAACATCTGATTTTATACAGAATGCCAAGCCTTTACAACGGCAATGGCCTTTTCTGTTGCTTGGAAAAGATATTCTACTGCTCGAGAAATATCAAATCGTAAATTACCCGGCATATGTTTTAATTGGCCCTGCTGGACGTATTATCATGGCTCCGGCTCCCATGCCGGATGAAAATCTGGAACAGCGGATTCATTCCGTAATTAATGCCTATAAAAAAAGATTACAAAATTAG
- the thrA gene encoding bifunctional aspartate kinase/homoserine dehydrogenase I, whose product MLVLKFGGSSVATAENVKRVIEIVRDKIKEEPSLIVVASAFGGITNLLDKSGEKARSGSEEYKSFLATIETRHMTMIEGLFPFKNQGEIKASVKMILNELEDICFGIFLLQEMNRRVHDRLLSFGERLSGKIISEAFRLQGIPINYQDARELIITEENWERIQVDFSETQKRIDRQLKNASFPVYVPGFIASTRSGIPSTLGRGGSDYTAALLAAMTGSRALEIWTDVDGVMTADPALVESAMPLSKLSYSELMEMSHFGAKVIFPPSIQPVMKKNIPVWIKNTFHPEVPGTLIDADGTENGHPVKGLSHIEGIVLLTITGGGMVGVTGTAARLFSCLSQQNVNVIFITQASSEHSITLAVSQEDAEKATKAIENEFAAERKLGLIDRLLIENGLSIVALVGDKMKSSLGLSGKAFDALGKNGINIRAIAQGSTEKNVSFVVKENDVVKTLNVLHERFFLSPFKKVHLFMVGVGNVGSALLEQIQRQYSCLKKEYALEIKVMAVANSRLMAFDDSGIELGNWKKQLAAQGTPMNKELFVQKMKAMNLRNSIFVDNTASHSIALLYEKILKASISVVASNKIAASGSYSTYKKLNDTALSMKKKFLYETNVGAGLPVLKTIRDMRKSGDKIFRIQAVLSGSLNFIFNHFTGETPFSEIVKLAREEGYTEPDPRIDLSGQDVMRKILILARESGYPLEPDEVSVVPFLPEHLMKADSVEKFMEELEKQNNSLEKQRQKAEKNQKKLRYVAEFNRGKAQVGLQMVDPDQPYYQLDGKDNIVLIFSQRYDEQPLVIKGAGAGAAVTASGVFADIISIVNQ is encoded by the coding sequence ATGCTGGTTTTAAAATTTGGCGGAAGCTCGGTAGCTACGGCCGAAAATGTGAAAAGAGTCATAGAAATTGTTCGTGATAAAATCAAAGAAGAACCTTCGTTAATTGTTGTGGCATCGGCATTTGGCGGAATTACCAATCTCCTTGACAAAAGTGGAGAGAAGGCCCGGAGCGGTTCGGAAGAATATAAATCTTTCCTTGCCACGATAGAAACCCGGCACATGACGATGATAGAAGGTCTTTTCCCGTTTAAAAATCAGGGAGAGATAAAGGCTTCCGTAAAAATGATCTTGAATGAACTCGAAGACATTTGTTTTGGGATTTTCTTGTTGCAGGAAATGAACCGGCGTGTCCATGACCGGTTGCTCTCTTTTGGCGAAAGATTGTCCGGAAAGATTATTTCAGAAGCTTTTCGTTTACAGGGTATTCCAATTAATTATCAGGATGCCCGGGAATTGATTATCACAGAAGAAAACTGGGAACGCATACAGGTTGATTTTTCTGAAACCCAAAAGAGAATTGACCGGCAACTGAAAAATGCTTCCTTTCCGGTTTATGTTCCCGGTTTTATTGCATCAACCCGGTCGGGGATTCCCAGCACGTTGGGACGCGGAGGCTCTGATTATACCGCCGCTTTACTGGCTGCGATGACCGGTAGCCGTGCCCTTGAAATATGGACAGATGTGGACGGTGTGATGACAGCCGACCCGGCGTTGGTGGAAAGTGCCATGCCGTTATCGAAATTGTCTTACAGCGAATTGATGGAAATGTCGCATTTTGGGGCAAAGGTTATTTTCCCCCCCAGTATCCAGCCGGTAATGAAAAAAAATATCCCGGTATGGATTAAAAATACATTTCATCCGGAAGTTCCGGGAACATTGATTGATGCGGATGGAACGGAAAACGGACATCCGGTAAAAGGACTTTCTCATATTGAAGGCATTGTGTTACTCACTATTACGGGTGGAGGAATGGTCGGTGTTACCGGAACTGCTGCACGGCTTTTTTCTTGTTTGTCACAACAAAATGTAAACGTTATTTTTATTACACAGGCATCGTCAGAGCATTCTATTACCCTGGCCGTCAGTCAGGAAGATGCGGAGAAAGCCACAAAAGCCATCGAAAATGAGTTTGCTGCCGAACGGAAATTGGGATTAATAGATCGTCTGCTTATAGAAAACGGCTTGTCGATTGTTGCTTTGGTGGGCGATAAAATGAAATCCTCTTTGGGATTAAGCGGAAAAGCGTTTGATGCCTTAGGGAAAAACGGAATCAATATCCGGGCCATAGCCCAGGGGTCTACAGAGAAAAATGTCTCTTTTGTGGTAAAGGAAAACGATGTTGTTAAAACTTTGAATGTTTTGCACGAACGTTTCTTTTTGTCTCCTTTTAAAAAAGTTCACCTGTTTATGGTTGGGGTTGGAAATGTGGGAAGTGCTTTGTTAGAGCAAATTCAGCGCCAGTATTCCTGTCTGAAAAAAGAATATGCATTGGAAATAAAAGTAATGGCGGTGGCCAACAGCCGGCTGATGGCTTTTGATGATTCGGGAATTGAATTAGGAAACTGGAAAAAACAACTGGCGGCGCAGGGAACTCCTATGAACAAAGAACTTTTTGTACAAAAAATGAAAGCCATGAACTTGCGAAATTCCATTTTTGTGGATAATACCGCAAGTCATTCTATCGCCCTGTTGTACGAAAAGATATTGAAAGCGAGTATCAGTGTTGTGGCTTCCAACAAAATAGCGGCATCCGGTTCCTACTCAACGTATAAAAAGCTCAACGATACTGCGTTGTCCATGAAAAAGAAGTTCCTTTACGAAACCAATGTGGGAGCCGGTTTGCCGGTTCTGAAAACCATTAGGGATATGCGTAAAAGTGGAGACAAGATTTTCCGGATTCAAGCGGTTTTGTCCGGTAGCCTGAATTTTATTTTCAATCATTTTACCGGAGAAACTCCTTTTTCGGAAATTGTGAAACTGGCAAGAGAAGAAGGTTATACCGAGCCCGATCCGCGTATTGATTTGAGCGGACAGGATGTGATGCGGAAAATTCTGATCCTTGCACGCGAAAGCGGTTATCCGTTAGAACCGGATGAGGTTTCCGTGGTTCCGTTTTTGCCGGAGCATTTAATGAAAGCCGATTCTGTGGAGAAGTTTATGGAAGAGCTTGAAAAACAAAACAATAGCTTGGAAAAGCAACGCCAAAAGGCCGAAAAAAATCAAAAAAAGCTGCGTTATGTGGCGGAGTTTAACCGGGGTAAAGCACAAGTAGGACTTCAAATGGTTGATCCGGACCAGCCGTATTATCAGCTTGACGGAAAAGATAATATCGTCCTTATCTTTTCGCAGCGTTATGACGAGCAGCCGCTGGTAATAAAAGGTGCCGGTGCCGGTGCTGCCGTGACTGCTTCCGGTGTTTTCGCCGATATTATTTCCATAGTAAATCAATAA
- a CDS encoding NUDIX hydrolase, with product MIPIYYLDNVLFLLDEKDEYPEAPIEFQDKKAFIRFVKNWIDEENQRKDVAITGAGEKKLFHDLKKQFHYVEAAGGVVRNRENQLLFIRRWNIWDLPKGKVDGKEAAEHCALREVEEETGVSGLQITGKLPSSFHFYYYKEKLYLKKTFWFWMETEYNGALKPQLEEDISEVKWLSAEECREAFRQTYRSLRDNLQDPVCRLYA from the coding sequence ATGATACCCATTTATTATCTTGATAATGTGTTGTTTTTATTAGATGAAAAAGATGAATATCCGGAAGCTCCCATAGAATTTCAGGATAAAAAAGCTTTCATCCGGTTTGTGAAAAACTGGATTGATGAAGAAAATCAGCGAAAAGATGTGGCCATTACGGGAGCAGGAGAAAAGAAATTGTTTCATGACCTGAAAAAACAATTTCATTATGTTGAAGCTGCCGGCGGTGTGGTACGCAATCGCGAGAATCAGCTGCTGTTTATCCGCCGCTGGAATATCTGGGACTTGCCCAAAGGTAAAGTAGATGGAAAGGAAGCGGCAGAACATTGTGCTTTGCGCGAAGTAGAAGAAGAGACTGGTGTTTCCGGATTACAGATTACCGGTAAGCTACCATCGAGTTTTCATTTTTATTACTACAAAGAGAAATTATATTTGAAAAAAACGTTTTGGTTTTGGATGGAAACGGAATACAATGGTGCCTTGAAGCCTCAGCTTGAAGAGGATATTTCGGAAGTGAAATGGCTGAGTGCTGAAGAATGCCGTGAGGCTTTTCGCCAAACATACCGGTCATTGCGGGATAATTTACAAGATCCGGTTTGCCGTTTATATGCTTAG
- a CDS encoding SRPBCC family protein, with protein sequence MKIDGKEAHVGASQNKVFEFLSNFNNYEALMPEQIVNWQSSEETCSFTIKGIADIKLKFARKEHPSLLELVPDGKSPVNFSLLVKISPDTLNEQHSTVQVHVDADLNPMLAMFARKPFENLANTISMELEKVFANQ encoded by the coding sequence ATGAAAATAGACGGAAAAGAAGCTCATGTGGGAGCAAGTCAAAATAAGGTTTTTGAGTTCTTGAGCAATTTTAACAATTACGAAGCATTAATGCCCGAACAAATTGTCAATTGGCAATCATCAGAAGAAACCTGTTCTTTTACCATCAAAGGAATTGCTGACATTAAACTAAAATTTGCCCGCAAGGAGCACCCCTCTTTACTGGAACTTGTTCCTGATGGCAAAAGTCCGGTAAACTTCAGTCTGTTGGTAAAAATTTCTCCCGACACTTTAAATGAACAACACAGCACGGTCCAGGTACATGTAGATGCCGACCTGAATCCGATGCTGGCCATGTTTGCCCGGAAACCTTTTGAAAATCTGGCCAATACTATTTCTATGGAGTTAGAAAAGGTTTTTGCCAACCAATAA
- the secA gene encoding preprotein translocase subunit SecA — protein sequence MIGFIKKIIGDKASRDRKAINPIVNKVKEAYESIKTLSNDELRAKTQEFKQKIAANIAEEEKELNTLKQQIENNLDMPMHEKEKIYDRIDKLSSHIYDKTQEVLDELLPEAFAVMKETARRFKDNDEVEVTANEYDRHLATIMDNVRIEGDKAYYKNQWMAGGNLITWDMVHYDVQLFGGVVLHQGKIAEMATGEGKTLVATLPVYLNALPGKGVHVVTVNDYLAKRDAEWMGMLLEFHGLRVDCIDKHEPSSHERRQAYLADVTYGTNNEFGFDYLRDNMTGEPDEMVQREPYYSIVDEVDSVLIDDARTPLIISGPTPSGEKHEFDKLKGDVEKLYNAQKNLVSHLIADARKILKTNPKGDELNKAGDLIFRAYRGLPKNHALIKLLSEEGNKALMQKRESFYLQEQAKNMHIIDDELYFVIDEKNNTADLTEKGIDLLTKSYNDPDFFILPNIGEKIAELENMGLDEKDLLEKKNEMINDYSIKSERVHTVIQLLKAYTLFEKDVEYVIIDNKVKIVDEQTGRIMEGRRYSDGLHQAIEAKENVKVEAATQTYATITLQNYFRMYKKLAGMTGTAETEAGEFWDIYKLDVVVIPTNKPVIREDKDDLVYKTKREKYAAVIDEIENLVNQKRPVLVGTTSVETSELLSKMLTRRHIDHNILNAKLHFKEAQIIKEAGQAGRVTIATNMAGRGTDIKLGPGVVEAGGLAIIGTERHDSRRVDRQLRGRAGRQGDPGSSQFYVSLEDDLMRMFSSGRVAGIMDRLGLKEGEVIQHSMITKSIERAQKKVEENNFGIRKRLLEYDDIMNTQREVIYKKRRHALFGDRLAMDISNMMYDLCEQIVTENQENADYENFKMQLLRMLSTEPVVTEKEFLALPATEITEKLYDKVYKSYLLKRNRIIEQTLPVVKDVYENQTQYENIAIPFYDGQKQVQIIANLKKAVESEGKEIPLAFEKGIVLSTIDDAWKEQLREMDDLKQSVQNASYEQKDPLLVYKFESFNLFKQMIEKINREVVSFLVRADIYNPNQQMFKEAHINRGIDRSKIREQRGDMLSQANADTQQKVKPQPVRVAKKVGRNDPCPCGSGKKYKNCCGRNV from the coding sequence ATGATAGGTTTTATTAAAAAGATTATAGGAGACAAGGCTTCACGAGACAGAAAAGCCATCAATCCTATTGTCAATAAAGTAAAAGAGGCTTACGAAAGTATCAAAACCCTCAGTAATGATGAGCTAAGAGCCAAAACACAGGAGTTTAAACAAAAAATTGCTGCCAATATTGCGGAGGAAGAAAAAGAGCTGAATACTCTCAAGCAACAAATTGAAAACAACCTGGACATGCCCATGCATGAAAAGGAAAAAATTTATGACCGCATTGACAAACTATCGTCTCATATATACGACAAAACACAGGAAGTATTGGATGAACTTCTTCCTGAAGCCTTTGCTGTGATGAAAGAGACGGCCCGCCGGTTTAAGGATAATGATGAAGTAGAAGTAACCGCTAATGAGTATGACCGCCATCTGGCCACAATCATGGATAATGTGCGCATTGAAGGTGATAAAGCCTATTATAAAAATCAGTGGATGGCCGGTGGAAACCTGATTACCTGGGATATGGTGCATTACGATGTGCAGCTTTTTGGTGGCGTGGTACTTCATCAGGGTAAAATTGCCGAAATGGCTACCGGTGAAGGAAAAACATTGGTAGCTACCCTGCCGGTTTATCTGAATGCTCTTCCCGGTAAAGGAGTACATGTGGTAACGGTGAATGATTACCTGGCTAAACGTGATGCCGAGTGGATGGGGATGTTGCTGGAATTTCACGGACTGCGTGTAGATTGTATTGACAAACATGAACCCAGTTCTCACGAACGTCGCCAAGCTTATTTGGCTGATGTAACTTACGGAACCAACAATGAGTTCGGTTTTGACTATTTGCGTGACAACATGACAGGTGAACCCGATGAAATGGTGCAACGCGAACCGTATTACAGCATTGTGGACGAAGTGGACTCGGTATTAATTGATGATGCCCGTACTCCGTTGATTATTTCAGGACCTACACCTTCCGGTGAAAAACATGAGTTTGATAAACTGAAGGGGGATGTGGAAAAACTCTACAATGCCCAAAAAAATCTGGTTTCCCATCTGATTGCCGATGCGCGTAAGATATTAAAAACCAATCCTAAAGGTGATGAGCTGAATAAAGCCGGCGATCTGATTTTCCGCGCTTACCGCGGATTGCCTAAAAACCATGCGCTGATCAAATTATTGAGCGAAGAAGGAAACAAAGCCCTGATGCAAAAACGCGAAAGCTTTTATTTGCAGGAGCAGGCAAAGAATATGCACATCATTGATGATGAGCTTTATTTTGTGATTGATGAAAAGAACAATACGGCCGATTTAACGGAAAAAGGAATCGACCTGCTGACCAAATCATACAACGATCCGGACTTTTTCATTTTGCCCAACATTGGCGAAAAGATTGCCGAGCTGGAAAATATGGGGCTCGATGAAAAAGATTTGCTGGAGAAAAAGAATGAAATGATCAACGACTATTCCATCAAGTCGGAAAGGGTGCATACGGTTATTCAGCTGCTGAAAGCATACACCCTTTTCGAAAAAGATGTGGAATATGTAATTATTGATAACAAAGTAAAAATCGTTGACGAGCAAACCGGCCGTATTATGGAAGGCCGGCGGTATTCCGACGGGTTGCATCAGGCTATTGAAGCCAAGGAAAATGTCAAAGTGGAAGCAGCCACCCAAACGTATGCAACCATTACGTTGCAGAATTATTTCAGGATGTACAAGAAGTTGGCCGGTATGACCGGTACAGCTGAAACGGAAGCCGGTGAGTTTTGGGATATTTATAAGCTGGATGTGGTGGTAATTCCTACCAACAAGCCGGTAATCCGCGAAGATAAAGACGATTTGGTTTATAAAACCAAGCGTGAGAAATATGCCGCTGTGATTGATGAAATTGAAAATCTGGTCAATCAAAAACGTCCGGTATTGGTGGGGACAACCTCGGTGGAAACTTCGGAGTTGTTGAGTAAGATGCTGACACGTCGGCATATCGATCATAATATTCTGAATGCTAAATTGCACTTTAAAGAGGCACAAATCATTAAAGAAGCCGGACAGGCCGGAAGAGTAACCATTGCCACCAACATGGCGGGTCGTGGTACCGATATTAAACTGGGACCCGGCGTAGTGGAAGCCGGCGGATTGGCTATTATTGGTACCGAACGGCATGATTCACGGCGGGTTGACCGTCAGTTGCGCGGACGTGCCGGTCGTCAGGGTGACCCGGGAAGCTCACAGTTTTATGTTTCGTTGGAAGACGACCTGATGCGAATGTTCAGCTCCGGGCGTGTGGCCGGAATCATGGACCGCCTGGGGTTGAAAGAAGGTGAAGTGATTCAGCACTCCATGATCACCAAGTCCATCGAAAGGGCACAGAAAAAAGTGGAAGAAAACAACTTTGGTATCCGGAAACGGTTGCTGGAGTACGACGATATCATGAATACCCAGCGTGAGGTCATCTATAAAAAAAGGCGTCATGCCCTCTTTGGTGACCGGCTGGCCATGGATATTTCCAATATGATGTACGATTTGTGCGAGCAAATTGTAACGGAAAATCAGGAAAATGCCGATTATGAAAACTTTAAAATGCAGTTACTCCGGATGCTTTCTACAGAGCCGGTAGTTACCGAAAAAGAGTTTTTGGCACTTCCTGCCACAGAAATTACCGAAAAACTGTACGATAAGGTTTATAAATCGTACCTGCTTAAACGAAACCGGATCATTGAGCAAACGTTGCCGGTAGTAAAAGATGTGTACGAAAACCAGACACAGTACGAAAATATTGCCATTCCGTTTTACGACGGACAGAAACAGGTGCAAATTATTGCCAACCTGAAAAAAGCAGTTGAATCGGAAGGAAAAGAAATTCCGCTGGCCTTTGAAAAAGGCATTGTGCTGAGTACCATTGATGATGCCTGGAAAGAGCAGCTTCGTGAAATGGACGACCTGAAACAATCGGTGCAAAATGCTTCGTACGAGCAGAAAGATCCGCTGTTGGTATATAAATTTGAGTCGTTTAATCTTTTTAAACAGATGATTGAAAAGATTAATCGCGAGGTGGTTTCCTTCCTGGTTCGTGCCGATATTTACAATCCGAACCAGCAGATGTTTAAAGAAGCCCACATCAACCGCGGAATTGATCGTTCCAAGATTCGTGAGCAACGCGGCGACATGCTGTCACAGGCAAATGCCGATACCCAGCAAAAGGTAAAACCTCAGCCGGTCCGGGTGGCCAAAAAAGTAGGACGAAATGATCCTTGTCCGTGCGGAAGTGGAAAAAAATATAAAAACTGTTGTGGCAGAAACGTATAA
- the pyrE gene encoding orotate phosphoribosyltransferase, with amino-acid sequence MVFNSETAEQTARKLLETDAIRLQPEHPFTWASGLHSPIYCDNRRTLSYPAIRTYIRQELSRAIKQFFENVQIIAGVATAGIPQGVLVAQELDLPFIYVRSSAKNHGLTNQIEGHWEKGQTAVVVEDLVSTGKSSLAAVKALREAGIRVAGMVSIFTYDLPVADENFRAAQCKLISLSDYHYLIQTALEENKITKKMINSLQEWRKDPEKWSQAHS; translated from the coding sequence ATGGTATTCAATTCGGAAACGGCAGAGCAAACGGCCCGGAAATTACTGGAAACAGATGCTATTCGGTTACAACCGGAACATCCTTTCACCTGGGCTTCCGGTTTGCACTCGCCCATTTACTGTGACAACAGACGCACACTCTCCTATCCGGCCATCAGAACATACATCCGGCAGGAGTTATCCCGGGCTATAAAACAATTCTTTGAGAATGTCCAAATAATTGCCGGTGTAGCCACAGCAGGCATTCCGCAAGGGGTGCTGGTGGCCCAGGAACTGGATCTGCCCTTTATTTATGTAAGGTCTTCGGCCAAAAACCACGGACTAACCAATCAAATTGAAGGCCATTGGGAAAAAGGTCAAACTGCAGTTGTTGTAGAAGATTTAGTCTCTACCGGCAAAAGCAGTCTGGCTGCCGTTAAAGCACTAAGAGAAGCCGGAATCCGGGTAGCCGGAATGGTTTCCATATTTACTTATGATCTGCCTGTAGCAGATGAAAACTTCCGGGCAGCGCAATGCAAACTGATTTCTCTTTCTGATTATCACTATCTGATACAAACGGCACTCGAAGAAAATAAAATCACAAAAAAGATGATCAATTCATTACAAGAATGGCGAAAAGACCCGGAAAAATGGAGTCAGGCCCATTCATAA
- a CDS encoding homoserine kinase, translated as MNAITIFSPATVANVSCAFDVMGFAVENAGDRMIFRKTKEKGVRLRMKNFRELPVEPEKNVAGVVALAMLKKADPDFGISIEMEKGILPGSGMGSSGASAGGAAFGVNQLLGEPFDQNELIGFAMLGEALASGVAHADNVAPNLFGGFALVRSTHPLDVIPLPVPDGLSVSLIHPLIEVKTQNARNILKKSILLKDAVTQWGNVAALTAGLFTGDFELIARSMHDGIVEPVRSMLIPKFDELKQAALNAGALGCSISGSGPSVFALSADKETAEKVTRVMYEIYQNIDVPFETFTSGIASSGCRVIHS; from the coding sequence ATGAATGCAATAACAATTTTTTCTCCTGCTACGGTAGCCAATGTTTCCTGTGCATTTGATGTAATGGGGTTTGCCGTTGAAAATGCCGGCGACCGTATGATCTTTCGCAAAACAAAAGAAAAAGGAGTGCGTTTGCGAATGAAAAATTTCCGGGAACTTCCGGTAGAGCCGGAAAAAAATGTGGCCGGGGTAGTGGCTTTGGCCATGCTGAAAAAGGCGGATCCTGATTTTGGTATTTCCATCGAGATGGAAAAAGGAATTCTTCCCGGCAGCGGGATGGGCTCCAGCGGAGCCAGCGCTGGTGGAGCAGCCTTTGGAGTAAACCAATTGCTGGGCGAACCTTTTGACCAGAACGAACTGATCGGGTTTGCTATGTTGGGCGAAGCGTTGGCCTCCGGTGTGGCGCATGCCGATAATGTAGCTCCCAATCTTTTTGGTGGTTTTGCTCTTGTGCGTAGTACCCATCCGCTGGATGTGATCCCGCTGCCGGTTCCCGACGGCTTGTCGGTTAGTTTGATTCATCCATTGATCGAAGTAAAAACCCAAAATGCACGGAATATTCTGAAGAAATCTATCTTGTTAAAAGATGCGGTTACCCAGTGGGGAAATGTGGCAGCATTGACGGCCGGGTTGTTTACCGGAGATTTTGAATTGATTGCACGATCGATGCACGACGGAATTGTAGAACCGGTTCGTTCGATGCTTATCCCCAAGTTTGATGAGCTGAAACAGGCGGCGCTCAATGCCGGAGCACTCGGATGTAGTATTTCCGGTTCCGGCCCCTCTGTTTTTGCCCTGTCAGCGGATAAGGAAACCGCTGAAAAAGTTACCCGTGTCATGTATGAAATTTACCAGAATATTGATGTTCCTTTTGAGACATTTACTTCCGGAATTGCTTCATCAGGTTGCCGGGTCATTCATTCGTAA